In Triticum urartu cultivar G1812 chromosome 6, Tu2.1, whole genome shotgun sequence, the following proteins share a genomic window:
- the LOC125512123 gene encoding two-component response regulator ORR11, with the protein MSSVAGGVVGTTAVFSGAGGGAPLHVLAVDDSSVDRAVISGILRSSRFRVTAVDSGKRALELLGSEPNVSMIITDYWMPEMTGYELLKKVKESSTLKQIPVVIMSSENVPTRISRCLEEGAEDFLMKPVRPSDVSRVFNRVLP; encoded by the exons ATGTCGAGCGTCGCCGGAGGCGTGGTTGGGACGACGGCCGTGTTTTCGggggccggcggcggcgcgccTCTTCACGTTCTCGCGGTGGACGACAGCTCCGTCGACCGCGCCGTCATCTCCGGCATCCTTCGCAGCTCTCGGTTCCGTG TGACGGCCGTGGATAGCGGGAAGAGGGCCCTGGAGCTGCTAGGATCG GAGCCCAATGTGAGCATGATAATTACGGATTACTGGATGCCGGAGATGACGGGATACGAGCTCCTAAAGAAGGTCAAG GAGTCATCCACGTTGAAGCAGATCCCCGTGGTGATCATGTCCTCGGAGAACGTGCCGACCAGGATCAGCAG ATGCTTGGAGGAAGGCGCAGAGGATTTCCTGATGAAGCCCGTCCGGCCGTCGGACGTGTCGCGGGTGTTCAACCGGGTGCTCCCAtga